In Zonotrichia leucophrys gambelii isolate GWCS_2022_RI chromosome 14, RI_Zleu_2.0, whole genome shotgun sequence, a single window of DNA contains:
- the SNN gene encoding stannin yields MSITDHSPSTGVVTVIVTLIAIAALGALILGCWCYLRLQKLSQSEDEESIVGEGETKEPFLLVQYSAKGPCVERKAKLTPNGPEAHS; encoded by the coding sequence ATGTCCATCACAGATCACAGCCCCAGCACGGGAGTGGTGACTGTCATCGTTACCCTGATCGCTATTGCGGCTCTGGGAGCGCTGATTCTGGGCTGCTGGTGCTACCTGCGCCTGCAGAAGCTCAGCCAgtctgaggatgaggaaagCATTGTGGGTGAGGGAGAAACCAAAGAGCCCTTTCTGCTGGTGCAGTACTCTGCTAAAGGACCCTGTGTGGAGAGGAAAGCAAAGCTAACTCCAAATGGCCCAGAAGCACACAGCTAA